The proteins below come from a single Caulobacter flavus genomic window:
- the lon gene encoding endopeptidase La, whose amino-acid sequence MSEIRTLPVLPLRDIVVFPHMVVPLFVGRDKSVRALEEVMRGDKQILLVTQKNSADDDPAPADIYDVGVLATVLQLLKLPDGTVKVLVEGKGRAAVVRFTDQEAYYEAQVGEVSEDQGAGPEAEALSRAVVEQFENYVKLNKKVPPEALAAIPQIAEPGKLADSIAAHLSVKIGDKQHLLEIFDVTKRLEKVFALMEGEISVLQVEKKIRSRVKRQMEKTQREYYLNEQMKAIQRELGDPDDSRDELIELEKRIKKTKLSKEARAKAEGELKKLRNMSPMSAESTVVRNYLDWLLSIPWGKAKGKKIDLNESEEILDADHYGLEKVKERILEYLAVQARTNSLKGPILCLVGPPGVGKTSLGKSIAKATGREFVRMSLGGVRDEAEIRGHRRTYIGSMPGKVIQSMKKAKTTNAFVLLDEIDKMGSDYRGDPASALLEVLDPSQNSTFGDHYLEVDYDLSQVMFVTTANSLNMPQPLLDRMEIIRIPGYTEDEKLEIAKRHVLPKLAKDHGLKDSEFVVPDAAIRDLIRYYTREAGVRSLERELGNLARKTVRDLAREKLTSITIDDARLAKYAGVKKYRYGETDEVDQVGIVTGLAWTEFGGDILTIEAVKMPGKGRMTVTGNLKEVMKESISAANSYVRSRATSFGIKPPIFEKTDVHVHVPDGATPKDGPSAGIAMALAMVSVLTGIPIRKDIAMTGEITLRGRVTAIGGLKEKLLAALRSGVKTVLIPQENEKDLVDVPESVKSGLEIIPVSTVDEVLKHALIGPLTPVEWSESEEPLSGPAKADDAGDDAVLTH is encoded by the coding sequence ATGTCTGAGATCCGTACGCTTCCTGTGTTGCCCCTGCGGGATATCGTTGTGTTCCCGCACATGGTGGTTCCGCTGTTCGTGGGCCGCGACAAGTCCGTTCGCGCCCTCGAGGAAGTGATGCGCGGCGACAAGCAGATCCTGCTCGTCACCCAGAAGAACAGCGCCGACGACGATCCGGCCCCGGCCGACATCTATGATGTCGGCGTGCTGGCCACCGTGCTGCAGCTGCTGAAACTGCCTGACGGCACCGTCAAGGTGCTGGTCGAGGGCAAGGGCCGCGCGGCCGTCGTGCGCTTCACCGACCAGGAGGCCTATTACGAGGCCCAGGTCGGCGAGGTCAGCGAGGACCAGGGCGCGGGCCCCGAGGCCGAGGCGCTGTCGCGCGCGGTCGTCGAGCAGTTCGAGAACTACGTCAAACTCAACAAGAAGGTGCCGCCCGAAGCCCTGGCCGCGATCCCGCAGATCGCCGAGCCGGGCAAGCTGGCCGACAGTATCGCCGCCCACCTGTCGGTGAAGATCGGCGACAAGCAGCACCTGCTGGAAATCTTCGACGTCACCAAGCGCCTGGAGAAGGTCTTCGCCCTCATGGAAGGCGAGATCTCGGTGCTGCAGGTCGAGAAGAAGATCCGCTCGCGCGTGAAGCGCCAGATGGAGAAGACCCAGCGCGAGTACTATCTGAACGAGCAGATGAAGGCGATCCAGCGCGAGCTGGGCGACCCCGACGACTCGCGCGACGAACTGATCGAGCTCGAGAAGCGCATCAAGAAGACCAAGCTTTCGAAGGAAGCCCGGGCCAAGGCCGAGGGCGAGCTGAAGAAGCTGCGCAACATGAGCCCGATGTCCGCCGAGAGCACGGTGGTCCGCAACTATCTGGACTGGCTGCTGTCGATCCCGTGGGGCAAGGCCAAGGGCAAGAAGATCGATCTCAACGAGAGCGAAGAGATCCTCGACGCCGACCACTACGGCCTGGAGAAGGTCAAGGAGCGGATTCTGGAATATCTGGCCGTGCAGGCCCGGACCAATTCGCTCAAAGGCCCGATCCTCTGCCTCGTCGGCCCTCCGGGCGTCGGCAAGACCTCGCTGGGCAAGTCCATCGCCAAGGCGACGGGCCGCGAATTCGTGCGCATGAGCCTCGGCGGCGTGCGTGACGAGGCCGAGATCCGCGGCCACCGCCGCACCTACATCGGCTCGATGCCCGGCAAGGTCATCCAGTCGATGAAGAAGGCCAAGACCACCAACGCCTTCGTCCTGCTGGACGAGATCGACAAGATGGGCAGCGACTACCGCGGTGATCCCGCCTCGGCCCTGCTGGAAGTGCTCGATCCTTCGCAGAACTCGACCTTCGGCGACCACTACCTGGAGGTCGACTACGACCTGTCGCAGGTGATGTTCGTCACCACGGCCAACAGCCTGAACATGCCCCAGCCGCTGCTGGACCGCATGGAGATCATCCGCATCCCCGGCTACACCGAGGACGAGAAGCTGGAGATCGCCAAGCGCCACGTCCTGCCCAAGCTGGCCAAGGATCACGGCCTGAAGGACAGCGAGTTCGTCGTGCCGGACGCGGCCATCCGCGACCTTATCCGCTACTACACCCGGGAAGCCGGCGTGCGGTCGCTGGAGCGGGAACTGGGCAACCTGGCCCGCAAGACGGTGCGTGACCTGGCCCGCGAGAAGCTGACCAGCATCACCATCGACGACGCGCGCCTGGCCAAGTACGCCGGCGTCAAGAAGTACCGCTATGGCGAGACCGACGAAGTCGACCAGGTCGGCATCGTCACCGGTCTGGCCTGGACGGAATTCGGCGGCGACATTCTCACGATCGAAGCCGTGAAGATGCCGGGCAAGGGCCGCATGACGGTCACCGGCAACCTCAAGGAAGTGATGAAGGAGTCGATCTCGGCGGCGAACAGCTACGTCCGTTCGCGGGCGACCTCGTTCGGCATCAAGCCGCCGATCTTCGAGAAGACCGACGTCCACGTGCACGTTCCGGACGGCGCCACGCCCAAGGACGGTCCGTCGGCCGGCATCGCCATGGCCCTGGCCATGGTCTCGGTGCTGACCGGCATCCCGATCCGCAAGGACATCGCCATGACCGGCGAGATCACCCTGCGCGGCCGGGTCACCGCCATCGGCGGCCTGAAGGAGAAGCTGCTGGCGGCCCTCCGCTCGGGCGTGAAGACCGTGCTGATCCCGCAGGAAAACGAGAAGGATCTCGTCGACGTGCCGGAAAGCGTGAAGTCGGGCCTGGAGATCATTCCGGTCTCGACGGTCGACGAAGTGCTCAAGCACGCCCTGATCGGTCCGCTCACGCCGGTGGAGTGGAGCGAATCGGAAGAGCCCCTTTCGGGCCCCGCCAAGGCCGACGACGCCGGGGACGACGCAGTTCTTACGCACTAA
- a CDS encoding HU family DNA-binding protein, translating into MTTKAELVTAIAEKAGINKNQAKDALEAFIDTVTTSLKSGSDVRLVGFGTFKAVTRAAGTARNPRTGETVERPASKTARFQVGEGLKTTLNG; encoded by the coding sequence ATGACCACGAAAGCCGAACTCGTCACGGCGATCGCCGAAAAGGCGGGCATCAACAAGAACCAGGCGAAGGACGCTCTGGAAGCTTTCATCGACACCGTCACCACTTCGCTGAAGTCGGGCTCGGACGTGCGTCTGGTGGGCTTCGGCACCTTCAAGGCCGTGACCCGCGCCGCCGGCACCGCGCGCAACCCGCGCACCGGTGAGACCGTCGAGCGTCCGGCCTCGAAGACCGCCCGCTTCCAGGTCGGCGAAGGCCTGAAGACCACCCTGAACGGCTGA
- a CDS encoding GFA family protein encodes MSVKGSCHCGATQFEVETAPTELTDCNCSFCSKRGNLVAYYQPSSFKLLTSRDRVSTYQWGDYMGSHHHCAICGCGTYSQFPDFSSGEADYDNPRVSINVRLLNDFDLTPLPVVHLNGRDDW; translated from the coding sequence ATGTCCGTCAAGGGAAGCTGCCACTGCGGCGCCACTCAGTTCGAGGTCGAGACCGCACCGACCGAGCTGACCGATTGCAACTGCTCGTTCTGCTCCAAGCGGGGCAACCTGGTCGCCTATTACCAGCCTTCCAGCTTCAAGCTGCTGACGTCGCGCGACCGGGTCTCGACCTACCAGTGGGGCGACTACATGGGCTCGCACCATCATTGCGCCATCTGCGGCTGCGGGACCTACAGCCAGTTCCCAGACTTCAGCAGTGGCGAGGCCGACTACGACAATCCGCGCGTCAGCATCAACGTGCGGCTGCTGAACGACTTCGACCTGACGCCGCTGCCGGTGGTTCACCTCAACGGCCGCGACGACTGGTAG
- a CDS encoding glycosyltransferase → MARFLFTTWEGGGHVQPLLMVAADMMARGHHVLAISDPANAADAKALGVPFRAWTTAPFQTGKTRDDDRLRDFEADNPMAVIERLLERVMTGPADAYARDVLEALDAFPADVVVSQELLLGAMVAAQARETKLALLSANIWSLPNLPGAPPFGAGMAPAADDQEQAMHAMVAQMARGLFQSGLPALNAARSEHGLAPLDDVFAQFDAADAILLATSRAFDFAPDPLPAPFAHVGPYLADPAWVEPALLPEGDAPLVLVSFSSLYQAQEAALRNVIAALSALPVRALVTTGPTLDPAEFDAPPHVAIVRSAPHGQVLKEAAVMVTHAGHGSVLRPLMEGVPLLCLPMGRDQNDNAMRAAHRGAAITLAPDASPERIAEALTRLLDDPSYRQAARTLGDRITQDAQARHAAPALEVLA, encoded by the coding sequence ATGGCGCGTTTTCTGTTCACCACCTGGGAGGGCGGCGGCCACGTGCAGCCGCTGCTGATGGTCGCCGCTGACATGATGGCGCGCGGCCACCATGTGCTGGCGATCAGCGATCCGGCCAACGCCGCAGACGCTAAGGCCCTGGGCGTTCCGTTCCGCGCCTGGACGACCGCGCCGTTCCAGACCGGCAAGACCCGCGACGACGATCGCCTGCGCGACTTCGAGGCCGACAATCCGATGGCCGTGATCGAGCGCCTGCTCGAACGCGTGATGACCGGTCCCGCCGACGCCTATGCCCGCGACGTGCTGGAGGCGCTGGACGCCTTCCCCGCCGACGTGGTCGTGAGCCAGGAACTGCTGCTGGGCGCGATGGTCGCGGCCCAGGCGCGGGAGACGAAGCTGGCCCTGTTGTCGGCCAACATCTGGTCTCTCCCGAACCTGCCCGGCGCGCCGCCGTTCGGGGCCGGCATGGCGCCGGCGGCCGACGACCAGGAGCAGGCCATGCACGCAATGGTCGCCCAGATGGCGCGCGGCCTGTTCCAGTCGGGCCTGCCGGCGCTGAACGCCGCCCGGTCCGAGCATGGCCTCGCGCCGCTGGACGACGTCTTCGCCCAGTTCGACGCCGCCGACGCCATCCTGCTGGCGACCAGCCGCGCCTTCGACTTCGCGCCCGATCCCCTGCCCGCCCCGTTCGCGCATGTCGGCCCCTATCTGGCCGATCCGGCCTGGGTGGAGCCCGCGCTGCTTCCGGAGGGCGACGCGCCGCTGGTGCTGGTATCGTTCTCCAGCCTCTACCAGGCGCAGGAGGCGGCGCTGCGCAACGTGATCGCGGCCCTGTCCGCCCTGCCCGTCCGGGCGCTGGTGACGACCGGGCCGACGCTGGATCCCGCGGAGTTCGACGCGCCGCCCCACGTTGCGATCGTGCGCAGCGCACCGCACGGCCAGGTGCTGAAGGAGGCGGCCGTCATGGTCACCCATGCCGGACACGGTTCGGTGCTGCGCCCGCTGATGGAAGGCGTTCCGCTGCTGTGCCTGCCGATGGGCCGCGACCAGAACGACAACGCCATGCGCGCCGCCCATCGCGGTGCGGCGATCACCCTGGCCCCGGACGCCTCGCCTGAACGGATCGCCGAGGCGCTGACCCGCCTGCTCGACGACCCGTCGTATCGGCAAGCCGCCAGGACCCTGGGCGACCGGATCACACAGGACGCCCAGGCCCGCCATGCGGCCCCGGCGCTCGAGGTGCTGGCCTGA
- a CDS encoding glycosyltransferase family 4 protein yields MDLLLTSPPSPEAGAPQDQNRSNPGRPVRLIDTTMLYAPRSGGVRRYLNAKRAWLAENRPGVRHTLVVPGPRDAHDGHGRVSIYAAPLPFGDGYRWPIGKTSWMERLIRQRPDVIEAGDPYTPGLAALKAGDALGVPVVGFCHTDLGALAALHIGEWAEKPVQKRWAAIYRQFDQAVAPSHFIAGRLIEAGVRDAIGLPLGVDVDTFHPARGDRAALRRRLGLTDRHRILVFAGRPAREKKLDVLVDAVERLGEPYVLLLIGAGAGARASDRVICMDYQRDPEALAAVLAGCDAFVHANDNEPFGLIVLEAMACGLPVVGVAAGGVAESVDEQVGVLAQASEGGVFAEAIEALFARDMVALGHAARLRAETRHGWTPVFERLTGIYGRLSGSRAFLGEAAMAAASH; encoded by the coding sequence ATCGATCTTCTGCTCACTTCCCCGCCGAGCCCGGAGGCCGGCGCGCCGCAGGACCAGAATCGATCAAACCCAGGGCGGCCCGTCCGTCTCATCGATACGACGATGCTCTACGCCCCGCGCAGCGGCGGCGTGCGGCGCTATCTGAACGCCAAGCGCGCCTGGCTAGCGGAGAATCGCCCCGGCGTGCGCCACACCCTGGTGGTCCCGGGGCCGCGCGACGCTCACGACGGCCACGGCCGAGTGTCGATCTACGCCGCGCCGCTGCCGTTCGGGGACGGCTATCGCTGGCCGATCGGCAAGACCAGCTGGATGGAGCGGCTGATCCGCCAGCGGCCCGACGTCATCGAGGCCGGCGATCCCTACACGCCGGGCCTGGCGGCGCTGAAGGCGGGCGACGCCCTGGGCGTGCCGGTCGTCGGATTCTGCCACACCGACCTGGGCGCCCTGGCGGCGCTGCACATCGGAGAATGGGCGGAAAAGCCGGTCCAGAAGCGCTGGGCGGCGATCTATCGCCAGTTCGACCAGGCCGTGGCGCCCAGCCACTTCATCGCCGGCCGGCTGATCGAGGCGGGCGTTCGGGACGCCATCGGCCTGCCGCTGGGCGTCGACGTCGACACCTTCCACCCGGCGCGCGGCGATCGCGCGGCCCTGCGTCGTCGCCTGGGCCTGACCGACCGCCACCGGATCCTGGTCTTCGCCGGCCGCCCGGCCCGGGAAAAGAAACTCGACGTGCTGGTCGACGCGGTCGAGCGGCTGGGCGAGCCCTATGTGCTGCTGCTGATCGGCGCCGGAGCGGGGGCGCGGGCCAGCGATCGCGTGATCTGCATGGACTATCAGCGCGATCCCGAGGCGCTGGCCGCCGTGCTGGCCGGCTGCGACGCCTTCGTCCACGCCAACGACAACGAACCGTTCGGCCTGATCGTGCTGGAAGCGATGGCCTGCGGCCTGCCGGTGGTCGGCGTCGCCGCCGGCGGGGTCGCCGAAAGCGTCGACGAGCAGGTCGGGGTGCTGGCCCAGGCGTCGGAAGGCGGGGTGTTCGCCGAGGCGATCGAGGCGCTGTTCGCCCGCGACATGGTCGCCCTCGGCCACGCGGCGCGCCTGCGGGCGGAGACCCGCCACGGCTGGACGCCTGTGTTCGAGCGCCTGACCGGAATCTACGGCCGCCTCAGCGGCTCGCGGGCCTTTCTCGGCGAAGCGGCCATGGCGGCCGCCTCGCACTAG
- a CDS encoding LLM class flavin-dependent oxidoreductase gives MTQSADLPFSVLDLSPVPQGTTVSKALANTLDLARHAESLGFHRYWLAEHHNMPGIASAATTVVIGHVAAGTSKIRVGSGGIMLPNHAPLMIAEAFGTLAALHPGRIDLGLGRAPGTDQATMRALRRYAGSVDRFAEDVVELQHWFKPAEPDQAVRAVPGEGQDVPLWLLGSSTYGAQLAAALGLPYAFAAHFAPEQLMQAVEVYRRGFRPSAQLDKPYFMICIGVCAADTDEEAQRLHTSTQQQFLALRRGNPGLLPPPVDDITALASPAELAGVNNTFRYSAIGSPRTVSDRLRAVIEATGADEVMAASQIHDHAARLRSYEILAGLRDDLRKAA, from the coding sequence ATGACCCAGTCCGCCGATCTCCCATTTTCCGTCCTCGATCTGTCGCCGGTTCCTCAAGGAACAACGGTCAGTAAAGCGCTCGCCAATACTTTGGACCTCGCGCGTCACGCCGAGTCGCTAGGTTTCCACAGATATTGGCTGGCCGAGCACCACAACATGCCCGGTATCGCCAGCGCCGCCACAACCGTGGTCATTGGTCACGTGGCCGCGGGGACCTCGAAAATCCGAGTCGGCTCGGGCGGAATCATGCTGCCCAACCATGCGCCGCTGATGATCGCCGAGGCCTTCGGCACGCTCGCGGCCCTGCATCCCGGCAGAATCGACCTTGGCCTCGGCCGCGCTCCGGGCACGGACCAGGCCACGATGCGCGCCCTGCGCCGCTATGCGGGCTCGGTCGACCGCTTCGCCGAGGACGTCGTCGAGCTGCAGCACTGGTTCAAGCCGGCCGAACCCGACCAGGCGGTGCGGGCGGTTCCGGGCGAAGGCCAGGACGTGCCGCTGTGGCTGCTGGGCTCCAGCACCTACGGCGCGCAGCTGGCCGCGGCGCTGGGCCTGCCCTACGCCTTCGCCGCCCACTTCGCGCCCGAACAGCTCATGCAGGCCGTCGAGGTCTATCGCCGCGGCTTCCGCCCCTCGGCCCAGCTCGACAAGCCCTACTTCATGATCTGCATCGGCGTGTGCGCGGCCGACACCGACGAGGAGGCCCAGCGCCTGCACACCTCGACCCAGCAGCAGTTCCTGGCCCTGCGCCGGGGCAATCCCGGCCTCCTGCCGCCGCCGGTCGACGACATCACGGCCCTCGCCTCGCCCGCCGAACTGGCCGGCGTCAACAACACCTTCCGCTATTCGGCGATCGGCTCGCCGCGCACCGTGTCCGACAGGCTGCGGGCGGTGATCGAGGCCACCGGCGCCGACGAGGTGATGGCCGCTTCGCAGATCCACGACCATGCCGCGCGGCTGCGCAGCTACGAGATCCTGGCCGGCCTTCGCGACGATCTGCGCAAGGCCGCCTGA
- a CDS encoding NADH-quinone oxidoreductase subunit A, whose protein sequence is MNAFLLQYLPIVIFLGIAAVIGIVFMLAAAVLAPKAPDPEKLSAYECGFNAFDDARMKFDVRFYLVSILFIIFDLEVAFLFPWAVTLLKLPPDVAQYAFWSMLAFLGVLTVGFIYEWKKGALEWE, encoded by the coding sequence ATGAACGCCTTCCTTCTCCAGTACCTGCCGATCGTGATCTTCCTCGGGATTGCGGCTGTTATCGGCATCGTCTTCATGTTGGCTGCCGCCGTGCTCGCGCCCAAGGCGCCGGACCCGGAAAAGCTGTCCGCATACGAATGCGGCTTCAACGCCTTCGACGACGCGCGCATGAAGTTCGACGTCCGGTTCTATCTGGTGTCGATCCTCTTCATCATCTTCGACCTCGAAGTGGCGTTCCTGTTCCCGTGGGCCGTCACGCTGCTGAAGTTGCCGCCTGACGTGGCTCAATACGCCTTCTGGTCCATGCTGGCCTTCCTGGGCGTTCTGACCGTCGGCTTTATCTACGAATGGAAGAAGGGCGCCCTCGAATGGGAGTGA
- a CDS encoding NuoB/complex I 20 kDa subunit family protein, protein MEEGRPRMGVIVPANSSPVVPAGAAGRSTVQGYDPKLHDAFFDGVSQQLADKGFITAAADDLITWARTGSLMWMTFGLACCAVEMMHSAMPRYDLERYGFAPRASPRQSDVMIVAGTLTNKMAPALRKVYDQMPEPRYVISMGSCANGGGYYYYSYSVVRGCDRVVPIDIYVPGCPPTAEALVYGVLQLQKKIRRTGTIER, encoded by the coding sequence ATGGAAGAAGGGCGCCCTCGAATGGGAGTGATCGTTCCCGCCAACAGCTCGCCTGTCGTTCCGGCCGGCGCCGCTGGCCGCTCGACCGTGCAGGGCTATGACCCCAAGCTGCACGACGCCTTCTTCGACGGCGTCTCCCAGCAGCTGGCCGACAAGGGCTTCATTACGGCCGCCGCCGACGACCTCATCACCTGGGCCCGCACCGGCTCGCTGATGTGGATGACGTTCGGCCTGGCCTGCTGCGCCGTCGAGATGATGCACTCGGCCATGCCGCGCTACGACCTGGAGCGCTACGGCTTCGCGCCGCGCGCCAGCCCGCGTCAGTCGGACGTGATGATCGTCGCCGGCACGCTGACCAACAAGATGGCCCCGGCTCTGCGCAAGGTCTACGACCAGATGCCCGAGCCCCGCTACGTCATCTCGATGGGCAGCTGCGCCAACGGCGGCGGCTACTACTATTACAGCTACAGCGTCGTTCGCGGCTGCGACCGCGTCGTGCCGATCGACATCTACGTGCCGGGCTGCCCGCCGACGGCCGAAGCGCTGGTCTACGGCGTGCTGCAGCTCCAGAAGAAGATCCGTCGCACGGGGACCATCGAGCGATGA
- a CDS encoding NADH-quinone oxidoreductase subunit C → MSQDLEALGQAIVANSAGAIASYNVAFGELNLLGSANRVVELLTYLRDHPDYRFHQLVDLTAVDYPERAARFDVVYHLLSMVKNVRVRVKVQTDEDTPVSSATPVFPVADWFEREVFDMYGVFFEGHPDLRRILTDYGFHGHPLRKDFPMTGYVEVRYDDELKRVVYEPVKITEYRAFDFLSPWEGAKYALPGDEKAEKA, encoded by the coding sequence ATGAGCCAAGACCTCGAAGCCCTCGGCCAGGCGATCGTCGCCAACTCGGCCGGCGCGATCGCCTCGTACAACGTGGCGTTCGGCGAGCTGAACCTGCTGGGTTCGGCCAACCGCGTGGTCGAGCTGCTGACTTACCTGCGCGACCACCCCGACTACCGCTTCCACCAGCTGGTGGACCTGACGGCGGTCGACTACCCCGAGCGCGCCGCGCGCTTCGACGTGGTCTACCACCTGCTGTCGATGGTGAAGAACGTCCGCGTCCGCGTGAAGGTGCAGACCGACGAAGACACCCCGGTGTCGAGCGCCACGCCCGTGTTCCCGGTCGCCGACTGGTTCGAGCGCGAAGTGTTCGACATGTATGGCGTGTTCTTCGAAGGCCACCCCGACCTGCGCCGCATCCTGACGGACTACGGCTTCCACGGCCATCCGCTGCGGAAAGACTTCCCGATGACGGGCTATGTCGAGGTCCGCTACGACGACGAGCTCAAGCGCGTCGTCTACGAACCCGTGAAGATCACCGAGTACCGCGCATTCGACTTCCTCTCTCCGTGGGAGGGCGCCAAGTACGCCCTGCCGGGCGACGAGAAGGCGGAGAAGGCTTAA
- a CDS encoding NADH-quinone oxidoreductase subunit D — MTGTNAPAAATDFFRDEPTVPAIPETPVRKFNINFGPQHPAAHGVLRLVLELDGEIVERVDPHIGLLHRGTEKLMEARTYLQNIPYFDRLDYVAPMNQEHAFCLAIEKLLGVEVPKRGQIVRVLFCEIGRILNHLLNVTTQAMDVGALTPPLWGFEEREKLMVFYERACGARLHANYFRPGGVHQDLTPSLIDDIETWAKAFPKICDDIEGLITDNRIFKQRNVDIGVVTKEDAWAWGFSGVMVRGSGIAWDLRRNQPYENYNEFEFDIPLGKNGDCYDRYLCRMQEMRESTKIILQAVAMLRATPGPVLSEDNKVSPPRRAEMKRSMEALIHHFKLYTEGFKTPEGEVYAAVEAPKGEFGVYVVSNGTNKPYRCKIKAPGFSHLAAMDWMNRGHQLADVSAILGSLDIVFGEVDR, encoded by the coding sequence ATGACTGGCACGAACGCGCCCGCCGCGGCGACCGACTTCTTCCGCGACGAACCGACGGTTCCGGCGATCCCGGAGACCCCGGTCCGCAAGTTCAACATCAACTTCGGCCCCCAGCACCCGGCCGCCCACGGCGTGCTGCGCCTGGTGCTGGAACTCGACGGTGAAATCGTCGAGCGCGTCGATCCGCACATCGGCCTGCTGCACCGCGGCACCGAGAAGCTGATGGAAGCGCGCACCTACCTGCAGAACATCCCGTACTTCGACCGCCTCGACTACGTGGCGCCGATGAACCAGGAACATGCGTTCTGCCTGGCCATCGAGAAGCTGCTGGGCGTGGAAGTGCCCAAGCGCGGCCAGATTGTGCGCGTGTTGTTCTGCGAGATCGGCCGCATCCTGAACCACCTGCTGAATGTGACGACCCAGGCCATGGACGTCGGCGCCCTGACGCCGCCGCTCTGGGGCTTCGAGGAGCGCGAGAAGCTGATGGTGTTCTACGAGCGCGCCTGCGGCGCTCGCCTGCACGCCAACTACTTCCGTCCGGGCGGCGTCCACCAGGACCTGACCCCCAGCCTGATCGACGACATCGAGACCTGGGCGAAGGCTTTCCCCAAGATCTGCGACGACATCGAAGGTCTGATCACCGACAACCGCATCTTCAAGCAGCGCAACGTCGACATTGGCGTCGTGACCAAGGAAGACGCCTGGGCCTGGGGTTTCTCGGGCGTGATGGTGCGCGGTTCGGGCATCGCCTGGGATCTGCGCCGCAACCAGCCGTACGAGAACTACAACGAGTTCGAGTTCGACATCCCGCTCGGCAAGAACGGCGACTGCTACGATCGCTATCTGTGCCGCATGCAGGAAATGCGCGAGAGCACCAAGATCATCCTGCAGGCCGTGGCCATGCTGCGCGCCACGCCGGGCCCCGTGCTCAGCGAGGACAACAAGGTCAGCCCGCCGCGTCGCGCCGAGATGAAGCGCTCGATGGAAGCCCTAATCCACCACTTCAAGCTCTACACCGAGGGCTTCAAGACGCCGGAAGGCGAGGTCTACGCGGCTGTCGAAGCCCCCAAGGGCGAGTTCGGCGTCTACGTCGTCAGCAACGGCACCAACAAGCCGTATCGCTGCAAGATCAAGGCTCCGGGCTTCTCGCACCTGGCCGCCATGGACTGGATGAACCGCGGCCACCAGCTGGCTGACGTTTCGGCCATCCTGGGCTCGCTCGACATCGTGTTCGGCGAGGTCGACCGATGA
- a CDS encoding nuclear transport factor 2 family protein — MSLESIAQAQLDAYNAQDLDAHCAHFADDVVVAGLNGDVARTGIEAYRAFYAKTFAEFPKNQAKLLNRIVVGSNVIDHEHVDRGNGDAPFQVAAIYTFKGDKIVRVDFAR; from the coding sequence ATGAGCCTCGAGAGCATCGCCCAGGCTCAGCTCGACGCCTACAACGCCCAGGATCTGGACGCTCACTGCGCCCACTTCGCCGACGACGTGGTCGTCGCCGGCCTGAACGGCGACGTGGCGCGCACGGGCATCGAGGCCTACCGCGCCTTCTACGCCAAGACCTTCGCCGAGTTCCCCAAGAACCAGGCGAAGCTGCTGAACCGCATCGTGGTCGGCTCGAACGTGATCGATCACGAGCACGTCGACCGCGGCAACGGCGACGCGCCTTTCCAGGTCGCCGCCATCTACACCTTCAAGGGCGACAAGATCGTCCGCGTGGATTTCGCACGATGA
- the nuoE gene encoding NADH-quinone oxidoreductase subunit NuoE: MSVRRLAKEQPASFAFSAESQAKADWWKAKYPAARKQSAVIPMLWLAQKQEGWVQEPAIQEIARQLEMPVIRVLEVATFYVMFQLAPVGKTAFVQLCGTTPCQLRGALDLRSVLEKKIGPAHSVSADGKFSWEEVECLGACCNAPMAAINDYYYEDLTPESLAQILDDFAAGKAPQPGSYEGRKSSEPKDKIQTLTDPKLYDGSAAKKIKIPNLPEAPKKTKAEPAA; encoded by the coding sequence ATGAGCGTCCGTCGTCTCGCCAAGGAACAGCCCGCCAGCTTCGCCTTCTCGGCCGAAAGCCAGGCCAAGGCCGACTGGTGGAAAGCCAAGTACCCCGCCGCCCGCAAGCAGTCGGCGGTGATCCCGATGCTGTGGCTGGCCCAGAAGCAGGAAGGCTGGGTGCAGGAGCCCGCGATCCAGGAGATCGCGCGCCAGCTCGAGATGCCGGTCATCCGCGTGCTGGAAGTGGCCACCTTCTACGTGATGTTCCAGCTGGCCCCGGTGGGTAAGACCGCCTTCGTGCAGCTGTGCGGCACCACGCCGTGCCAGCTGCGCGGTGCGCTCGACCTGCGCTCGGTGCTGGAAAAGAAGATCGGCCCGGCCCACAGCGTGTCGGCCGACGGCAAGTTCAGCTGGGAAGAGGTCGAGTGCCTCGGCGCCTGCTGCAACGCCCCGATGGCGGCCATCAACGACTACTACTACGAAGACCTGACGCCGGAGAGCCTGGCCCAGATCCTCGACGACTTCGCCGCGGGCAAGGCCCCGCAGCCGGGCAGCTACGAGGGCCGTAAGTCCTCGGAGCCGAAGGACAAGATCCAGACCCTGACCGATCCCAAGCTGTACGACGGCTCGGCGGCCAAGAAGATCAAGATCCCGAACCTGCCCGAAGCGCCGAAAAAGACCAAGGCGGAGCCCGCCGCCTGA